A single genomic interval of Rhizobium leguminosarum bv. trifolii WSM1325 harbors:
- a CDS encoding tol-pal system-associated acyl-CoA thioesterase (TIGRFAM: tol-pal system-associated acyl-CoA thioesterase~PFAM: thioesterase superfamily protein~KEGG: rec:RHECIAT_CH0003706 probable 4-hydroxybenzoyl-CoA thioesterase protein) gives MTERPFSISGELTEAGHRLVQRVYYEDTDFSGLVYHARYLHFLERGRTDYLRCLGVEQRELVSADEEGLVFVVHRMEIDFKSPARMDDVLTILTHTEKAGGAKMVLNQQIRSGETLLIAAKVIIAVINARGRPRRLPETLAVKFLEGSTPL, from the coding sequence ATGACGGAACGCCCTTTTTCCATTTCGGGAGAGCTGACGGAGGCCGGACACCGGCTCGTGCAGCGGGTCTATTATGAAGATACGGACTTTTCCGGCCTGGTCTATCACGCCCGCTACCTGCATTTCCTGGAGCGTGGCCGTACCGATTATCTGCGCTGCCTCGGCGTTGAGCAGCGCGAGCTCGTCAGCGCCGACGAGGAGGGGCTGGTTTTCGTCGTCCACCGCATGGAGATCGACTTCAAGAGCCCGGCGCGCATGGACGATGTGCTGACGATCCTGACGCATACGGAAAAAGCCGGCGGCGCCAAGATGGTGCTCAATCAGCAGATCCGCTCGGGCGAGACGCTGCTGATCGCCGCCAAGGTGATCATCGCCGTCATCAACGCCCGGGGGCGACCGAGGCGGCTACCGGAAACATTGGCGGTGAAATTCCTGGAGGGCAGCACGCCGTTGTAG
- a CDS encoding NAD-dependent epimerase/dehydratase (PFAM: NAD-dependent epimerase/dehydratase~KEGG: rec:RHECIAT_CH0003707 sulfoquinovosyl diacylglycerol protein (sulfolipid biosynthesis)): MKIAVMGGDGFIGWPTSLHLSDAGHDIHILDNLSRRWIDTELGVQSLTPMDSIQERTRIWHAETGRRIHFNLIDLAKDYELLKNWLSEHRPDAVIHFAEQRAAPYSMKSDRHKNYTVNNNVSATHNLLNALTELNLDAHLIHLGTMGVYGYSTVGAAIPEGYLPVGIETAGGETVNQEILYPSNPGSIYHMTKCLDQLLFQFYARNDGLRVTDLHQGIVWGTHTEQTRRHAQLINRFDYDGDYGTVLNRFLIQAAIGYPLTVHGTGGQTRAFIHIQDSVRCIELALKNPPARGARVEIFNQMTETHRVRDLAEMIARMSGAKIAWLPNPRKEAAENELIVRNEKFRDLGLEPITLEAGLLGEIVDVAKKFAYRVDRARVPAVSAWTKDIAATINHDPEGKRLKSVS; the protein is encoded by the coding sequence ATGAAGATTGCGGTTATGGGCGGAGACGGTTTCATTGGCTGGCCAACGTCGCTGCATCTCTCCGATGCCGGGCACGACATCCATATCCTCGACAATCTCTCGCGCCGCTGGATCGACACCGAACTCGGCGTTCAGTCGCTGACTCCGATGGATTCGATCCAGGAGCGCACCCGCATCTGGCATGCCGAAACCGGACGCCGCATCCACTTCAATCTGATCGATCTCGCCAAGGATTACGAACTCCTGAAGAACTGGCTTTCCGAACATCGCCCGGATGCCGTCATCCATTTCGCCGAGCAGCGGGCCGCGCCCTATTCGATGAAGAGCGACCGCCACAAGAACTACACCGTCAACAACAATGTCAGCGCCACGCACAACCTGCTGAACGCGCTGACGGAACTCAATCTCGATGCCCATCTCATCCATCTCGGCACCATGGGCGTCTACGGCTATTCGACGGTCGGCGCCGCGATTCCCGAAGGTTACCTGCCGGTCGGCATCGAAACCGCAGGCGGCGAGACGGTCAACCAGGAGATCCTCTACCCCTCCAATCCCGGCTCGATCTATCACATGACCAAGTGCCTGGATCAGCTTCTCTTCCAGTTCTATGCTAGGAATGACGGCCTGAGGGTCACCGACCTGCACCAGGGCATCGTCTGGGGCACGCATACCGAGCAGACGCGCCGCCATGCGCAGCTGATCAACCGTTTCGACTATGACGGCGACTACGGCACGGTGCTCAACCGCTTTCTCATCCAGGCGGCGATCGGCTATCCGTTGACGGTGCACGGTACCGGCGGCCAGACCCGCGCCTTCATCCACATCCAGGATTCGGTGCGCTGCATCGAGCTGGCGCTGAAAAACCCGCCGGCCCGCGGCGCCCGCGTCGAGATCTTCAACCAGATGACCGAAACCCACCGGGTGCGCGACCTCGCCGAGATGATCGCCAGGATGAGCGGCGCCAAGATTGCCTGGCTGCCCAACCCGCGCAAGGAAGCCGCCGAGAACGAGCTGATCGTCCGGAACGAAAAGTTCCGCGATCTCGGCCTCGAGCCGATCACGCTGGAAGCAGGCCTGCTCGGCGAAATCGTCGACGTCGCCAAGAAATTCGCCTATCGCGTCGACCGCGCGCGCGTTCCGGCCGTCTCCGCCTGGACTAAGGACATCGCCGCGACGATCAATCACGATCCGGAAGGCAAGCGGCTGAAATCCGTCTCGTGA
- a CDS encoding glycosyl transferase family 8 (PFAM: glycosyl transferase family 8~KEGG: rec:RHECIAT_CH0003708 glycosyltransferase protein (sulfolipid biosynthesis)), with translation MANVTTQTPHRFAYVTLVTNADYAMGATALARSLRRTGTGADIIILHTGGVDAAALVPLKALDCRLIEVEHLPLSAAFNERHARGQLHSAAPFTKGRKPDFHSPLDNFCKLRLWQLVEYQRCVFIDADALVLKNVDRLFLYPEFSAAPNVYESLADFRRMNSGVFVATPSHDTFRHMLERLDRPDAFWRRTDQTFLETFFPDWHGLPVYFNMLQYVWFTMPDLWDWKSISILHYQYEKPWEKDHPKAARLQPLIDLWHRFHDGGDVPEITALDNPEGTA, from the coding sequence ATGGCGAACGTAACCACGCAAACGCCTCATCGCTTCGCCTACGTCACCCTTGTCACCAATGCCGACTATGCCATGGGCGCGACTGCACTTGCCCGCTCCCTGCGCCGAACCGGCACCGGGGCTGACATCATCATTCTCCACACCGGCGGCGTCGATGCAGCCGCACTCGTGCCCCTGAAGGCGCTCGACTGCCGCCTGATTGAGGTCGAGCACCTGCCGCTGTCTGCGGCCTTCAACGAACGCCATGCGCGTGGCCAGCTCCATTCGGCAGCCCCTTTCACCAAGGGCCGCAAGCCGGATTTCCATTCGCCGCTCGACAATTTCTGCAAACTCAGGCTCTGGCAGCTCGTCGAATACCAGCGCTGCGTCTTCATCGATGCCGACGCCCTCGTGCTGAAGAACGTCGACAGGCTCTTCCTCTATCCGGAATTTTCCGCCGCCCCCAATGTCTACGAAAGCCTCGCCGACTTCCGCCGCATGAATTCCGGCGTCTTCGTCGCCACGCCCTCGCATGACACATTCCGGCACATGCTCGAAAGGCTCGACAGGCCGGACGCCTTCTGGCGGCGCACCGATCAGACCTTTCTCGAGACGTTCTTCCCGGATTGGCACGGCCTGCCGGTTTATTTCAACATGCTGCAATATGTATGGTTCACCATGCCGGACCTTTGGGACTGGAAGAGCATTTCGATCCTGCATTACCAGTATGAAAAACCGTGGGAAAAGGATCATCCCAAGGCAGCGCGACTACAACCTTTGATCGATCTGTGGCACCGTTTCCACGATGGCGGCGATGTGCCTGAGATCACGGCGCTGGACAATCCGGAAGGGACAGCATGA
- a CDS encoding NAD-dependent epimerase/dehydratase (PFAM: NAD-dependent epimerase/dehydratase; 3-beta hydroxysteroid dehydrogenase/isomerase; Male sterility domain; dTDP-4-dehydrorhamnose reductase~KEGG: rec:RHECIAT_CH0003709 sulfolipid biosynthesis protein), whose product MKVLVSGGTGLVGRYVVEELLAAGYQVIVGGRRAPLPRLFSRPVEFAALSLDPDKDQIDVFDDAYFFVHAAFSHVPGKYRGGEGDDPKTFHRLNLDGTVRLFEAAKRAGTRRCVFLSSRAAYGEHPEGTELTETMLAKPETLYGQVKLDAERALDHLSTPGFAGVSLRATGVYGDLSPNKWDGLIADYLAGRPVVARRGTEVHGRDLGRAVRLMLETESTRISGEVFNVSDISVDTRDILSPIRRETGCRHALPPPPDRAALNPMSTAKIRTLGWAPGGAPLFEETMQQLAAALPKSPRHRSTQA is encoded by the coding sequence ATGAAGGTACTGGTATCGGGTGGAACGGGTCTCGTCGGCCGGTATGTCGTCGAGGAACTGCTGGCCGCCGGATATCAGGTGATCGTCGGCGGGCGCCGCGCGCCGCTGCCGCGCCTCTTCTCCCGCCCGGTCGAGTTCGCAGCGCTTTCGCTCGACCCCGACAAGGATCAGATCGACGTCTTCGACGACGCCTATTTCTTCGTCCACGCCGCCTTCAGCCATGTTCCGGGCAAATATCGTGGCGGCGAGGGCGACGATCCGAAGACCTTCCACAGGTTGAACCTCGACGGCACCGTCCGGCTTTTCGAAGCTGCCAAACGCGCCGGCACACGCCGCTGCGTCTTTCTGTCCAGCCGCGCCGCCTATGGCGAACATCCCGAGGGAACCGAACTGACGGAGACGATGCTGGCCAAGCCCGAAACACTTTACGGCCAGGTCAAGCTCGATGCCGAACGCGCGCTTGACCACCTCTCCACGCCGGGTTTTGCCGGCGTCAGCCTGAGGGCAACCGGCGTCTATGGCGATCTCTCGCCGAACAAATGGGACGGCCTCATCGCCGATTACCTCGCCGGCCGGCCGGTTGTTGCCCGTCGGGGAACGGAAGTTCACGGCCGCGACCTCGGTCGGGCGGTGAGGCTGATGCTGGAAACGGAAAGCACCCGCATCTCCGGCGAGGTCTTCAACGTCTCGGACATCTCGGTCGACACGCGCGATATCCTTTCACCCATCCGTCGCGAGACGGGCTGTCGGCACGCGCTGCCGCCCCCTCCCGACAGGGCCGCACTCAATCCCATGAGCACTGCTAAAATCCGCACGCTCGGCTGGGCACCCGGCGGAGCGCCTCTATTCGAGGAGACGATGCAGCAGCTGGCCGCTGCGCTGCCTAAATCCCCAAGACACAGGTCCACGCAAGCCTGA
- a CDS encoding hypothetical protein (KEGG: msl:Msil_0613 TonB family protein), whose product MQVATTSASIILRGTSSTAAISAAGSETDQGVLKLQRATQALQQMRQTLANSGDEAKAKAQRKLEEAKQQLEMLRSSNMAPEVVARLAAELARKVGTAASEFASSVATGSPATAVSMDATTGAAAVAISGADAALTDTAGETAAGETGSQEPDAATNARNAYASVAEDAPKFSGISADDRETMEEFKAVVRELKQVLDKAMRELRQQDRQPGANAIPDMAGFSIATATIPTSIVV is encoded by the coding sequence ATGCAGGTCGCAACCACGTCTGCCTCCATCATCTTGCGCGGCACGTCTTCGACGGCAGCCATTTCAGCCGCCGGAAGCGAGACCGATCAAGGCGTGCTGAAGCTGCAACGCGCCACCCAGGCGCTGCAGCAGATGCGCCAGACCTTGGCGAACTCGGGAGACGAGGCCAAGGCGAAGGCGCAACGCAAGCTCGAAGAGGCAAAGCAGCAGTTGGAGATGCTGCGCAGCTCCAACATGGCTCCTGAGGTGGTCGCCCGTCTGGCCGCCGAACTGGCGCGCAAGGTCGGCACCGCCGCCTCCGAATTCGCATCATCAGTCGCGACCGGCAGCCCGGCAACAGCGGTTTCGATGGATGCAACCACGGGTGCAGCGGCCGTCGCAATCAGCGGGGCCGATGCGGCGCTGACGGATACCGCAGGAGAAACTGCGGCCGGCGAGACCGGCTCGCAGGAACCGGACGCCGCCACCAACGCCCGCAACGCCTATGCGAGCGTCGCCGAGGATGCCCCGAAATTCTCGGGCATTTCGGCCGATGATCGCGAAACGATGGAAGAGTTCAAGGCGGTGGTGCGCGAACTCAAGCAAGTGCTCGACAAGGCGATGCGCGAGTTGCGGCAGCAGGACCGGCAGCCCGGAGCCAATGCCATTCCTGATATGGCAGGCTTCTCCATCGCCACGGCGACAATACCGACAAGCATCGTCGTCTGA
- a CDS encoding 5-formyltetrahydrofolate cyclo-ligase (TIGRFAM: 5-formyltetrahydrofolate cyclo-ligase~PFAM: 5-formyltetrahydrofolate cyclo-ligase~KEGG: rec:RHECIAT_CH0003710 probable 5-formyltetrahydrofolate cyclo-ligase protein): MTSRELKAQLRNERLSARDAIPAEKRASKSLAMAEHAGEAVGFALGTIISGFLPIRSEADLRPLMARFAVRGARLCVPAILDRQTIVFRELAEGAPLVDTGFGTVGPGADAAILDPEIMLVPLSAFDARGHRIGYGAGHYDRAISRLRQKGLHPKLIGIAFDCQEVAHVPAEPHDISLDAILTESGLRFFASWIG; encoded by the coding sequence ATGACCTCTAGAGAATTGAAAGCGCAGTTGCGCAACGAACGGCTGTCCGCACGCGACGCCATCCCCGCCGAGAAACGCGCCTCCAAAAGTCTCGCAATGGCCGAACATGCCGGCGAGGCCGTCGGTTTTGCACTGGGTACGATCATCTCCGGCTTTCTGCCGATCCGTTCGGAAGCCGATCTCAGGCCGCTGATGGCGCGCTTTGCCGTGCGCGGGGCGCGGCTCTGCGTGCCGGCGATCCTCGATCGGCAGACCATCGTCTTTCGCGAGCTGGCGGAAGGTGCGCCGCTGGTCGATACCGGCTTCGGGACGGTCGGCCCCGGCGCCGATGCCGCCATTCTTGACCCCGAGATCATGCTGGTGCCGCTTTCGGCCTTCGATGCCCGCGGCCACCGCATCGGCTACGGCGCCGGCCACTACGACCGTGCCATCAGCCGGCTAAGGCAAAAAGGCCTGCATCCGAAGCTGATCGGCATTGCATTCGACTGCCAGGAAGTGGCACATGTGCCCGCTGAGCCGCACGACATAAGCCTGGATGCCATCCTGACAGAAAGCGGCCTTCGCTTTTTTGCCTCTTGGATTGGATAG
- a CDS encoding metallophosphoesterase (PFAM: metallophosphoesterase~KEGG: rec:RHECIAT_CH0003711 putative phosphatase protein) has protein sequence MRLLFLGDMVGKTGRTAVWDRLPGLVSDLKLDFVIVNGENAAGGFGITEDIFLETINAGADVVTTGNHVWDQKEAVAFAGRHDQFLRPANYPQGTPGRGSGLFYARNGARVLVANVMGRVFMHPELDDPFKSAEVILAACPLKEQADAIIFDFHAEATSEKQCFGHFVDGRASFVVGTHTHVPTADAQILNGGTAYMSDAGMCGDYDSSLGMDKEEPLNRFISKMPKGRMEAANGPATICGVGVEISDTTGLAEKIAPLRLGPRLAETVPEFWR, from the coding sequence ATGCGGCTGCTTTTTCTGGGGGACATGGTCGGCAAGACGGGACGCACGGCGGTCTGGGACCGTCTTCCCGGCCTGGTTTCAGACCTCAAGCTGGATTTCGTCATCGTCAACGGCGAGAATGCCGCCGGCGGCTTCGGCATCACCGAGGACATTTTTCTGGAAACGATCAATGCCGGCGCCGATGTGGTGACGACAGGCAATCACGTCTGGGACCAGAAGGAAGCCGTCGCTTTTGCCGGCCGGCACGATCAGTTCCTGCGTCCCGCCAACTATCCGCAAGGCACGCCCGGCCGCGGATCCGGTCTTTTCTATGCCAGGAATGGTGCGCGCGTGCTCGTCGCCAACGTCATGGGCCGGGTTTTCATGCATCCCGAACTCGACGACCCCTTCAAATCGGCAGAGGTCATCCTCGCCGCCTGCCCGCTGAAGGAACAGGCCGATGCGATCATCTTCGATTTTCATGCGGAGGCGACCAGCGAGAAGCAATGTTTCGGCCATTTCGTCGACGGCCGCGCCAGCTTCGTCGTCGGCACCCACACGCATGTGCCGACGGCCGACGCACAGATCCTGAACGGCGGCACCGCCTATATGTCGGATGCCGGCATGTGCGGCGACTACGACTCCTCTCTCGGCATGGACAAGGAGGAGCCGCTGAACCGCTTCATCTCCAAGATGCCGAAGGGCCGTATGGAAGCCGCGAACGGACCGGCGACGATCTGTGGTGTCGGCGTGGAGATCTCGGATACGACAGGACTTGCAGAAAAGATCGCACCGCTCCGGCTCGGACCGCGGCTGGCTGAGACCGTGCCGGAGTTTTGGCGGTAG